A part of Candida albicans SC5314 chromosome 2, complete sequence genomic DNA contains:
- a CDS encoding uncharacterized protein (Protein similar to S. cerevisiae meiosis-specific, spore-wall-localized protein Ssp2p, which is required for wild-type outer spore wall formation in S. cerevisiae; possibly an essential gene (UAU1 method); Hap43p-repressed), giving the protein MLKSIKRSDSYLLESSSSNNSTSNIITTSTNNTQNSLLKRTTKPNVSSTRAPSFTFSRLLSEDTFNYNTNSNSNNTNIHNPNNNNSKYSTIHGISSSSRRNNFLKVCSWPFTKIESFHDSITKNDNDNDVDNDNIVEFADDQSTLGNDDGNTKHLTIADYSNIKRKNFGGLISDSNGGGNGIHGYNYTLGGPNNGSSGPLTGINPSLENINHVANEKFHKVFNRVKRPPVEQNNKRRCVLLSNLNESMGLNSVLQQVCGGPLEKLTVLSNGKIELFFIFPEHAKQFYTYGKATGLLMVNGVKLKVEWLNDENNLVNSTLSSSLMSDILHNGCRRCLIISKNIPGKRIRNGDKMFYPEPDIHYSTNLNFEEIKNDFNKFGKVLDIGSVISRKLCFSIFYYDIRCAILAKQELDLIGSELNKKYKDWSIWYGKDITDRACFVL; this is encoded by the coding sequence AtgttaaaatcaattaaacgTTCTGATTCATATTTACTTGAAAGTTCATCTAGCAACAATTCAACTTCAAACATTATAACAACTTCTACAAACAATACtcaaaattcattattaaaaagaaCCACTAAACCCAATGTTTCTTCTACTAGGGCTCCAAGTTTCACGTTTTCTCGACTTTTGTCAGAAGATACTTTTAATTATAACACTAATAGTAACAGcaataatactaatattCATAAccctaataataataatagcaAGTATTCCACAATTCATGGCATCTCTTCTTCAAGCAgaagaaataattttttaaaagtaTGTTCTTGGCCATTtaccaaaattgaaagtttCCATGATAGTATAAcgaaaaatgataatgacaatgatgttgataatgataatattgttgaatttgctGATGATCAATCAACACTTGgtaatgatgatggtaATACCAAGCATTTAACCATTGCTGATTATAGtaatattaaaagaaaaaatttcgGTGGGTTAATCAGTGACAGTAATGGTGGTGGCAACGGAATCCATGGGTATAATTATACGTTAGGTGGCCCTAATAATGGTAGTAGTGGTCCCCTCACTGGTATCAATCCAAGTTTAGAAAACATTAACCATGTTGCTAATGAAAAATTCCATAAAGTGTTTAATCGAGTGAAACGACCACCAGTtgaacaaaacaataaaaggAGATGTGTGTTATTATCCAATCTCAATGAGTCAATGGGATTGAACAGTGTTTTACAACAAGTATGTGGAGGTCCATTGGAAAAGTTGACGGTATTATCAAATggcaaaattgaattattctTCATATTCCCTGAACATgcaaaacaattttataCATATGGTAAAGCCACGGGGTTATTAATGGTAAATGGAGTGAAATTAAAAGTTGAATGGTTGAATGATGAGAATAATTTAGTTAATTCTACATTATCAAGTTCATTAATGAGTGATATTTTACATAATGGATGTAGAAGATGTTTGATTATATCTAAAAATATTCCTGGtaaaagaattagaaatGGTGATAAAATGTTTTATCCAGAACCCGATATTCATTATTCAACAAACttaaattttgaagaaattaaaaatgatttcaataaatttggtAAAGTTCTTGATATTGGTTCTGTCATTAGTAGAAAGTTATGCTTTAGTATATTCTATTATGACATTAGATGTGCGATATTAgcaaaacaagaattggatttgattgGAAGtgaattaaacaaaaaatataaagattGGTCTATTTGGTATGGTAAAGATATCACTGATCGTGCTTGTTTTGTCTTATGA
- the KIP2 gene encoding Kip2p (Putative kinesin-related motor protein involved in mitotic spindle positioning; repressed by alpha pheromone in SpiderM medium; periodic mRNA expression, peak at cell-cycle G2/M phase), producing MSHKTPTRARSCYANSSTTSMNSTPSRNSFRPPSRLSLIPRSSSPIQPPRSRPSSAMSISRPSTPSMKSQEPYTGAITVSIRPNPNTIDNKNWSIDEFNNSIINTTDGTRFVFDNVFPMDRQLSNIQVYNKSCYNVVNKFLEEGYNGTIFAYGMTGSGKTFSMKGCENDPGFVELAINDIFQKINDNTTTKKYKMDISYLEIYNEKIIDLLSGSASSPTTSQSNQDLKIRDDVDFGTKVVGLTSANISSKPQLLQLIKYGDTNRKTSATDFNARSSRSHSILQIRLQVIDLLTETELKSTLSLCDLAGSERAATSLERRKEGSFINKSLLALSNVINKLSSSTLEHIPYRDSKLTRLLQPALSGSSLVSILCTIHMGGNQQNSQQCVAETYKTLRFAARAKDIVINVEKNMSHKLDGGDSSKMIQELNEIISKQRQEIIKLQSNTGVSSEKFENSRIVQLESENRVLIEKLDHLTRLTDLQKTETAIIKNDILNDILASGLDNSQILMTNIEDFYKKMTYEANEYKSYICRLETQLRLESINSTQQQQSSSPTSSIPMTNTTNDSSELMDALKEQEEEILMLKEQLKDKDQIIKSLSQTTRLRRLVGNNNNSTANSHNTYNTLDNDFKRHTTIVNFDKENYEPELRDFKLSPKKPKSNCDILESF from the coding sequence ATGTCCCATAAAACACCAACAAGAGCAAGATCTTGCTATGCTAATAGTTCTACTACATCAATGAATTCAACTCCTTCTAGAAACTCATTCAGACCGCCATCAagattatcattaattcCTAGATCATCTTCACCTATCCAACCACCTAGATCTCGTCCAAGTTCAGCAATGTCAATTAGTCGACCATCAACACCATCAATGAAAAGTCAAGAGCCGTATACTGGTGCCATTACCGTTTCAATAAGACCAAACCCTAATACAATCGATAACAAAAATTGGagtattgatgaatttaataACTCGATAATAAATACCACTGATGGTACAAGATTTGTGTTTGATAATGTTTTCCCTATGGATAGACAATTGAGTAATATCCAAGTATATAACAAATCATGTTATAATGTTGTCAATAAGTTTCTTGAAGAAGGATATAATGGTACTATATTTGCTTATGGGATGACGGGATCAGGTAAAACATTTTCTATGAAAGGGTGTGAAAATGATCCTGGGTTTGTTGAATTAGCAATCAATgatattttccaaaaaattaatgataataccactaccaaaaaatataaaatggATATTTCGTATCTTGAAATCTATAATGAAAAGATTATAGATTTATTATCTGGATCAGCATCATCCCCAACAACCTCTCAGAGTAAccaagatttgaaaattagAGACGATGTGGATTTTGGTACCAAAGTAGTTGGGTTAACCAGTGCTAACATTAGTTCAAAACCacaattattacaattgattaaatatGGAGACACCAATAGAAAAACCAGTGCCACTGATTTCAATGCTAGATCGTCGCGATctcattcaattttacaaaTAAGATTACAAGtgattgatttgttgaCTGAAACTGAGTTGAAATCAACGTTATCCTTATGTGATTTAGCAGGGCTGGAAAGAGCAGCAACTAGTttagaaagaagaaaagaaggttcattcattaacaaatcattattggCTTTATCTAATGTCATCAATAAACTTTCAAGTTCAACTCTAGAACATATTCCCTATCGAGACTCAAAATTGACAAGATTATTACAACCGGCATTAAGCGGGTCTTCATTGGTTCTGATTCTTTGTACCATTCATATGGGAGGAAATCAACAGAATTCTCAACAATGTGTTGCCGAGACATATAAAACTTTAAGATTTGCTGCGAGAGCTAAAGATATTGTTataaatgttgaaaaaaacatGAGTCATAAACTTGATGGTGGTGATTCAAGTAAGATGATTCAAGAGTTGAATGAGATTATCAGTAAACAACGACAAGAAATTATAAAACTACAATCAAATACGGGTGTATCATCAGAAAAATTTGAGAATTCAAGGATTGTTCAATTGGAATCAGAAAATAGAGTATTGATAGAGAAATTGGATCATTTAACTAGACTAACAGATCTACAAAAAACAGAAACGgcaataatcaaaaatgaTATATTGAATGACATTTTAGCTTCTGGTTTAGACAATCTGCAAATTCTTATGACAAATATTGAAGATTTctataaaaaaatgacTTATGAAGCCAATGAATACAAATCATATATTTGTCGTTTAGAAACACAATTAAGATtagaatcaataaatagtacccaacaacagcaatcatcatcaccaacatCCAGTATACCAATGACAAACACCACTAATGATTCATCTGAATTAATGGATGCTTtgaaagaacaagaagaagaaattctTATGTTAAAAGAACAATTAAAAGACAAAGATCAGATAATAAAGAGTTTATCTCAAACGACAAGATTACGTCGATTAGttggtaataataacaatagcaCCGCTAATAGTCATAACACATATAATACCTTGgataatgatttcaaaCGACACACAACAATAgtcaattttgataaagaGAATTATGAACCCGAATTACGTGATTTCAAGCTAAGTCCaaagaaaccaaaatcaaattgtgATATTCTAGAAAGTTTTTGA
- the SLR1 gene encoding Slr1p (Protein similar to mammalian SR-like RNA splicing factor; involved in filamentous growth and virulence; gene has intron; Spider biofilm repressed) encodes MPKNTLYVTGFSRESKAADLAPDFEKYGELVRLDIPPPRSDDGEKYAFVEYKDAESCERALELDGKTLPYSIKDGLVVQVARSDPYRVRQQFSGPRGGYRDGGYGGRGGYRDGGYGGRGGYRDGGYGGRGGYGGGRGGGYGGYRDGGRGGYRDGGRGGYGGYRDGGRGGGYGGYRDGGRGGGYRDGGYRDGGYRDGGRGGYGGGRGGYDRDREEGRGGYDREEDRGGYERDEGREPRVEERRYSRSPSRSPPRRDRSRSPERY; translated from the exons ATGCCAAAGAATACATTATATGTCACTGGGTTTTCAAGAGAATCCAAAGCTGCTGATTTAGCTCcagattttgaaaa aTACGGAGAATTAGTTAGATTAGATATTCCTCCACCAAGATCCGACGATGGTGAAAAATATGCATTCGTTGAATATAAGGATGCAGAAAGTTGTGAACGTGCTTTGGAATTGGATGGTAAAACTTTGCCATATTCAATCAAAGACGGATTGGTTGTTCAAGTTGCCAGATCCGACCCATACCGTGTGAGACAACAATTTTCTGGTCCAAGAGGAGGTTATCGTGATGGAGGTTACGGTGGAAGAGGAGGCTACCGTGATGGTGGCTATGGAGGAAGAGGTGGTTATCGCGACGGTGGTTACGGTGGTAGAGGTGGTTATGGAGGAGGAAGAGGTGGTGGTTACGGTGGATACCGTGATGGGGGAAGAGGTGGATATCGTGATGGTGGAAGAGGCGGTTATGGAGGTTACCGTGATGGGGGAAGAGGTGGTGGCTATGGTGGCTACCGTGATGGAGGAAGAGGAGGAGGTTACCGTGACGGTGGATACCGTGATGGAGGATACCGCGATGGTGGTAGAGGTGGTTATGGAGGAGGAAGAGGTGGTTATGACCGTGATCGTGAGGAAGGTAGAGGAGGTTATGATCGTGAAGAAGATAGAGGAGGATATGAACGTGATGAAGGTAGAGAACCAAGagttgaagaaagaagataCAGTAGATCTCCATCAAGATCTCCTCCTAGAAGAGATAGATCAAGATCCCCAGAACGTTATTAG
- the ACS1 gene encoding acetate--CoA ligase 1 (Acetyl-CoA synthetase; induced by human neutrophils; fluconazole-repressed; regulated by Nrg1/Mig1; colony morphology-related gene regulation by Ssn6; only in stationary phase cultures; rat catheter biofilm repressed, Spider biofilm induced), whose protein sequence is MPESTQQSHLSLDHEKMQQPPKGFTERSKTKPNLPDFETYQKLYKQSIENPNEFFTQQAKENLDWFKPFDLARFPIDPKDDYKNGDLPAWFINGQLNACYNAVDRWAIKNPDKPAIIYEGDEPDQGRIITYGELLKQVSKLAQALTKLGVKKGDSVAVYLPMIPEAIVTLLAIVRIGAMHSVVFAGFSSASLRDRILDADSRIVITADESKRGGKTIETKKIVDDALKECPKVRNVIVFKRTGNSHVPFSPGRDLWWHDEMAKYGPYFPPVPVNSEDPLFLLYTSGSTGKPKGVQHNTAGYLLGAVLTTKYTFDVHEDDILFTAGDIGWITGHTYCVYGPLLAGATSVVFEGTPAYPNYSRYWEIVDKYKVNQFYVAPTALRLLKRAGTKYVEKYDLSSLRVLGSVGEPIAAEVWHWYNDNIGRGQAHIVDTYWQTESGSHLLTPLAGITPTKPGSASLPFFGVDPKILDPTTGEELPDNDVEGVLAIKSAWPSITRGIYNDYNRFIDTYLAPYANYYFSGDGAARDRDGFYWILGRVDDVVNVSGHRLSTAEIEAALIEHPIVGESAVVGYADELTGQAVAAYVSLKKDKAVGEDVENIKKEMILTVRKEIGPFAAPKMILLVDDLPKTRSGKIMRRILRKVLAGEEDQLGDISTLSNPGVVQQIIDVVHHAKK, encoded by the coding sequence ATGCCGGAATCTACTCAACAATCTCATCTTTCTTTGGACCATGAGAAGATGCAACAACCTCCTAAAGGGTTCACTGAACGTTctaaaacaaaaccaaacTTACctgattttgaaacttatcaaaaattatataaacaatcaattgaaaaccccaatgaatttttcactCAACAAGCCAAAGAAAATTTGGATTGGTTTAAACCATTTGATTTAGCTAGATTCCCTATTGATCCTAAAGATGATTACAAAAATGGTGATTTGCCAGCTTGGTTCATCAATGGACAATTGAATGCTTGTTATAATGCTGTTGATAGATGGGCCATTAAAAACCCTGATAAACCAGCAATTATTTATGAAGGTGATGAACCTGACCAAGGAAGAATTATCACTTATGgagaattattaaaacaagTTAGTAAATTAGCTCAAGCCTTAACTAAATTGGGTGTTAAAAAGGGTGATTCAGTTGCTGTTTATTTACCAATGATTCCTGAAGCCATTGTCACTTTATTAGCCATTGTTAGAATTGGTGCTATGCATTCAGTTGTTTTTGCTGGGTTTTCTTCTGCTTCATTAAGAGATAGAATTTTGGATGCTGATTCAAGAATTGTTATTACTGCTGATGAATCTAAAAGAGGTGGTAAAACcattgaaaccaaaaaaattgttgatgatgcCTTGAAAGAATGTCCAAAAGTTAGAAATGtcattgttttcaaaagaaCTGGTAATTCTCATGTCCCATTTTCTCCTGGTAGAGATTTGTGGTGGCACGATGAAATGGCTAAATATGGCCCATACTTCCCACCAGTTCCTGTCAATTCTGAAGACCcattgttcttgttgtatACTTCTGGTTCTACTGGTAAACCAAAGGGGGTTCAACATAACACTGCTGGTTATTTGTTAGGAGCAGTTTTAACCACCAAATACACTTTTGATGTTCATGAAGATGATATTTTGTTCACTGCTGGTGACATCGGTTGGATCACAGGTCATACTTATTGTGTTTATGGTCCGTTGTTAGCTGGTGCCACATCAGTGGTTTTCGAAGGTACCCCAGCTTATCCAAATTATTCCAGATATTgggaaattgttgataaatataaagttaatcaattttatgtTGCTCCAACTGCTTTAAGATTATTGAAAAGAGCTGGTACCAAatatgttgaaaaatacgATTTATCATCTTTAAGAGTCTTGGGTTCTGTTGGTGAACCAATTGCTGCTGAAGTTTGGCATTGGTATAATGATAACATTGGTAGAGGTCAAGCTCATATTGTTGATACTTATTGGCAAACTGAATCAGGATCTCATTTGTTGACTCCATTAGCTGGTATCACACCAACTAAACCAGGTTCAGCTTCATTACCATTCTTTGGAGTTGATCCAAAGATTTTAGACCCAACCACTGGTGAAGAATTACCTGATAATGATGTTGAAGGGGTTCTTGCCATTAAATCAGCTTGGCCATCAATTACTAGAGGTATTTACAATGATTACAATAGATTTATTGATACTTATTTGGCACCATACgccaattattatttctcCGGTGATGGTGCTGCTAGAGATAGAGATGGTTTTTACTGGATTTTGGGTAgagttgatgatgttgttaATGTTTCTGGTCACAGATTATCAACTGCTGAAATTGAAGCTGCCTTGATTGAACATCCAATTGTCGGTGAATCTGCCGTTGTTGGTTATGCCGATGAATTGACTGGTCAAGCCGTTGCTGCATATGTTTCGTTAAAGAAGGATAAAGCCGTTGGTGAAGATGTAGAAAACATTAAAAAGGAAATGATTTTAACAGTTAGAAAAGAAATCGGACCATTTGCTGCTCCgaaaatgattttattagTTGATGATTTACCTAAAACTAGATCTGGTAAGATTATGAGAAGAATTTTAAGAAAAGTATTGGCTGGTGAAGAAGATCAATTGGGTGATATTTCTACTTTATCTAATCCAGGTGTTGTTCAACAAATCATTGATGTTGTTCATCATGCAAAGAAATaa
- a CDS encoding uncharacterized protein (Protein of unknown function; Hap43-repressed gene) gives MKFFTAATTALLLSAQALAELTSYKLYAKSENTEIDGKGVSILHEGAGIYFVFLGTDSIDVTYDDVEKLLYVPVSSDIQFNFGTNADIVQFSVTPPVSVEIAEDGSVNFEGSDDLFAAQYINDPYNYSKDSYAVILRGKPHAIPIKLVAKKN, from the coding sequence atgaaattcTTTACTGCTGCTACTACtgctttattattatctgCTCAAGCTTTAGCTGAATTAACTTCCTATAAATTATATGCCAAATCTGAAAATACTGAAATTGATGGTAAAggtgtttcaattttacaTGAAGGTGCAGGTATCTATTTTGTCTTTTTAGGTACTGATAGCATTGATGTTACttatgatgatgttgaaaaGCTTTTATATGTCCCAGTTAGTTCtgatattcaattcaattttggtaCTAATGCTGATATTGTCCAATTTTCAGTAACCCCTCCAGTTTCGGTTGAAATTGCTGAAGATGGATCGGTCAATTTTGAAGGATCTGATGACCTTTTCGCCGCGCAATACATTAATGATCCATATAACTATTCCAAGGATTCATATGCAGTTATCCTTAGAGGTAAACCACATGCCATTCCAATCAAACTTGTTGCTAAGAAGAATTAG
- the HEM4 gene encoding uroporphyrinogen-III synthase (Putative uroporphyrinogen III synthase; induced in high iron or elevated CO2; alkaline, Hap43-repressed): protein MTNVILLKNASIPSDPYDIKFSNSNKYKPNFVPLLTHCHKDKSQTLSFLISDEFLNNIPIFIITSQRAVEMFKECIEELNHDIRQRIYQKIGYTVGPATYKILKSVGFKDVRGGDEAGNGSKLADLIKQDTIGRENIPMVFFTGVIRKDIIPRKLIDSGYNNFQEFILYQTGDRLDIIDNFKKVIHSLDKGKDNDDVWIVFFSPQGTKEIVNYLIDRDGDSNQKNWKIASIGPTTRDYLKDFDLSPHVIAPKPDPEALFETIFQYDKTYAL, encoded by the coding sequence ATGACTAATGTTATACTACTAAAGAATGCTAGTATACCTTCTGATCCATATGATataaaattttccaattccaataaatataaaccAAATTTTGTTCCATTATTAACTCATTGTCATAAAGATAAATCTCaaacattatcatttttaatcagtgatgaatttttgaataatatcCCGATTTTTATAATCACTTCACAACGAGCCGTTGAAATGTTTAAAGAAtgtattgaagaattaaatcatGATATACGACAACGGatatatcaaaaaattggataTACAGTGGGGCCGGCAACttataaaatattaaaatctGTAGGGTTTAAAGATGTTCGTGGAGGTGATGAAGCAGGCAATGGATCGAAATTGGCCGATTTAATTAAACAAGATACTATAGGAAGAGAAAATATCCCCATGGTTTTCTTTACTGGTGTGATTAGAAAAGATATTATACCTAggaaattaattgatagtggatataataatttccaAGAATTTATACTTTATCAAACTGGTGATCGATTagatattattgataatttcaaaaaagtAATACATAGTTTAGATAAAGGTaaagataatgatgatgtttGGATAGTATTTTTTAGTCCTCAAGGAACGaaagaaattgttaattatttaattgatcGAGATGGtgattcaaatcaaaaaaattggaaaattgcTTCTATTGGTCCTACAACGAGAGATTATTTaaaagattttgatttatcacCACATGTGATAGCACCAAAACCTGATCCTGAAGCTTTATTTGAAACTATATTTCAATATGATAAAACTTATGCCTTGTAA
- a CDS encoding uncharacterized protein (Protein of unknown function; shows colony morphology-related gene regulation by Ssn6), translating to MFKKLRSNSTVSHNRRTSTSDSQQQSVRGNHELRRHSQPNPIINYEVLHSTSTANGRNHVRQNDSESAIIDESTDQEMSPLTTTQSNQSTALSEANTLFIDRHQRLELQDNYLDNFTMYLPFVIRQMRLIEERRYLESQEYRNENEQTSDNNDPLQQQQQQQQQQQQQTSHHVVIPDITGDDLDDISTIFDEAHVPLETFAMNHYKILEKQLSSFDIKRSFIIVAGMLKHNTYIFPSAESFELFKQLRSSIKKHRKNSIIVYDNQGTIKRASLTPSTINIKREDINQESEGIIIDDRPHIIPLDQKLKGLGLPLFKIQTPYLSSFRKNTPCIIFQRYKEVPQPPPAPPPASPASSSSTPSLLLASSSSTSSLASSLPGKIKVKKSPSKSSDEYTSSKDDFEFETYNFCQVYSKYFQSYRRFIFEFTPLDQPSFKVIMFQSNLRPFADFLYKKTRFRVIGPAMLSGVIQNYNPHMRLLVIDDDKPSLVDNIINKKPHSGSNTSIATVATNSITGAAAAAAGGLFHKRKSNDKKSKTYVEFNYDDPTTFINPIPNNTFADEDNNTNIGQAINTSSYISNDLPPFGCFKDSMLYRTNSSLLPKKYTEEGKIQMYQDKSFLIDKDENSTLSIDIDSMVLVCIMATLRDISIKNAGRTNTQRAFGIGLGNRIGYGLEPSHVGIIGL from the coding sequence ATGTTCAAGAAACTACGATCAAACTCTACTGTATCACATAATAGAAGAACATCCACTAGTGAttctcaacaacaactggtACGGGGTAATCATGAATTGCGAAGACACAGCCAACCAAAcccaattatcaattatgaAGTATTACATTCTACATCTACAGCAAATGGGAGGAATCACGTTCGTCAAAATGATTCTGAATCAGctataattgatgaatctACTGATCAAGAAATGTCACCATTAACAACGACTCAAAGTAATCAATCGACAGCATTATCTGAGGCAAATACATTGTTTATTGATAGACATCAACGACTAGAGTTACAAGATAATTATCTAGATAATTTTACAATGTACTTACCATTTGTGATTAGACAAATGCGATTAATTGAGGAAAGACGATATCTAGAATCACAAGAGTATcgtaatgaaaatgaacaaaCTAGCGACAATAATGATccattacaacaacaacaacaacaacaacaacaacaacaacaacaaacttCGCATCATGTTGTAATACCCGATATTACAGGTGATGATTTAGATGATATTTCTACCATATTTGATGAAGCTCATGTCCCATTAGAAACTTTTGCCATGAATCATTataaaattcttgaaaaacaattatcatcatttgatATTAAACGACTGTTTATAATTGTTGCTGGTATGTTAAAACATAATACTTATATATTCCCTAGTGCtgaatcatttgaattatttaaacaACTACGATCGAGCATTAAGAAACATCGCAAGAATCTGATCATAGTATATGACAACCAAGGAACTATTAAACGAGCATCATTGACACCATCGACAATAAATATCAAACGAGAGGatataaatcaagaaagtgaaggaataataattgatgatagaCCCCATATTATTCCATTAGATCAAAAACTAAAAGGATTAGGATTACCATTGTTTAAAATTCAAACCCCATATTTATCTTCATTTCGGAAAAACACTCCATGTATAATTTTCCAAAGATATAAAGAAGTTCCTCAACCTccaccagcaccaccacctgCGTCACCAGCATCATCGTCGCTGACACcgtcattattattagcatcatcatcatcgacTCTGTCATTGGCATCATCGTTACCaggaaaaataaaagtgaaaaaatcCCCTTCAAAATCATCTGATGAATATACTTCAAGTAaagatgattttgaatttgaaacatATAATTTTTGTCAAGTATATtccaaatattttcaatcatATCGAagatttatatttgaattcaCACCATTGGATCAACCAAGCTTTAAAGTCATTATGTTTCAAAGTAATTTACGACCATTTGCtgattttttatataaaaagACTCGTTTTAGAGTAATTGGTCCAGCAATGTTACTGGGTGTTATACAAAATTATAATCCTCATATGAGATTATTAGTAatagatgatgataaacCTTCATTAGTCGataatataatcaataaaaaacCCCATAGTGGCTCAAATACCTCCATTGCCACAGTGGCCACCAACTCAATTACTGGTGCCGCggctgctgctgctggaGGATTATTTCATAAACgtaaatcaaatgataaaaaatccaaaacatatgttgaattcaattatgATGATCCAACCACTTTTATTAATCCAATACCTAATAATACATTTGCTGATGAAGACAACAACACTAATATCGGTCAAGCAATTAATACTTCACTGTATATAAGCAATGATTTACCACCATTTGGTTGTTTTAAAGATTCAATGTTATATCGAACCAATTCTAGTTTATTACCGAAAAAATATACTGAAGAAGgtaaaattcaaatgtaTCAAGATAAACtgtttttaattgataaagatgaaaataGCACcctttcaattgatattgattctATGGTTCTTGTTTGTATCATGGCTACTTTAAGAGATATATCGATTAAAAATGCTGGTAGAACAAATACTCAAAGGGCATTTGGTATTGGATTAGGTAATAGAATAGGGTATGGATTAGAACCATCTCATGTAGGGATAATTGGTTTATAG